In Pleurocapsa sp. PCC 7319, the following are encoded in one genomic region:
- a CDS encoding methylenetetrahydrofolate reductase: protein MTSNFRQAVIDQKFLVTAEVAPPKGGNPARMLEVAAKLKNRVHAVNVTDGSRAVLRMSSVAASVILLQHGIEPVCQVACRDRNCIGLQADLMGAYSLGIRNILALTGDPIKAGDHKKSRAVFELESVRLLKLIDKLNTGVDFNDKPLPDEALSLFPGAAVDPQLKSWSGLQRRFEKKLEAGAQFFQSQMITDFDKLDKFMNQIACVDNKPILAGIFLLKSAKNARFINNYVPGVNIPDSIIQRLANAEKPLHEGIKIAAEQVKLAQSMCQGVHLMAVKREDLIPEILDLAGIKPIKGRSPS, encoded by the coding sequence ATGACGAGTAATTTTCGACAAGCAGTAATTGACCAAAAGTTTTTAGTTACAGCGGAAGTCGCTCCTCCTAAAGGCGGAAACCCAGCGAGAATGTTGGAAGTGGCGGCGAAGTTAAAGAACCGAGTTCATGCAGTTAATGTTACCGATGGTAGTCGTGCCGTATTAAGGATGTCCTCAGTCGCTGCCTCAGTAATTCTCTTGCAGCATGGTATTGAGCCAGTATGTCAAGTAGCCTGTCGCGATCGCAACTGTATTGGCTTACAAGCCGATTTAATGGGTGCATATAGTTTAGGGATTCGCAATATTTTGGCACTCACAGGAGATCCGATCAAAGCTGGCGATCATAAAAAGTCTCGGGCGGTTTTTGAACTAGAATCGGTCAGGCTGCTCAAATTAATAGATAAGCTTAATACCGGCGTGGATTTTAATGATAAACCCCTACCCGATGAAGCTTTAAGTCTATTTCCTGGTGCTGCTGTCGATCCGCAACTCAAAAGTTGGTCGGGATTGCAAAGAAGATTTGAGAAAAAACTAGAGGCAGGGGCACAATTTTTTCAAAGTCAGATGATTACTGACTTTGATAAACTCGACAAGTTTATGAACCAAATTGCCTGCGTTGATAATAAACCAATTCTTGCAGGGATATTTTTGCTAAAATCAGCTAAAAATGCGCGATTTATCAACAATTATGTCCCAGGAGTCAATATACCTGACTCCATCATTCAACGTTTAGCCAACGCCGAAAAACCTTTACACGAAGGCATTAAAATTGCTGCCGAACAGGTGAAGTTAGCTCAATCGATGTGTCAGGGAGTACATCTGATGGCAGTTAAACGAGAAGACTTAATTCCTGAAATTCTCGATTTAGCAGGAATCAAACCGATAAAGGGGCGTAGCCCCAGCTAA
- a CDS encoding Uma2 family endonuclease: MVTTPSQLITLEDFLALPETKPAREYIDGKVIQKPMPKGKHSTIQGELTTALNSILKPQKIARAFPELRYTFGGRSTVPDVTVFTWKAISRDDNDEISDSFQIAPDWTIEILSPDQSQTRVTKNILHCLDNGTKLGWLIDPGEQSVLVYFPKQQPAFLEVATDVLPVPDFAKAFHLTLGELFGWLLE; this comes from the coding sequence ATGGTTACGACTCCATCTCAATTAATCACTCTTGAAGACTTTTTGGCATTACCAGAAACCAAACCAGCAAGGGAATATATCGATGGCAAAGTAATCCAGAAGCCAATGCCCAAAGGAAAACATAGTACGATTCAAGGAGAACTTACAACGGCTTTGAATAGCATACTTAAACCGCAAAAAATTGCCAGAGCTTTTCCAGAGTTAAGATATACTTTCGGTGGACGTTCTACTGTACCTGATGTCACAGTATTTACATGGAAAGCTATTTCTCGCGATGATAATGATGAGATCAGCGATTCTTTTCAAATTGCACCAGACTGGACGATTGAAATTTTATCTCCCGATCAAAGTCAAACAAGAGTGACCAAAAATATTCTTCATTGTTTAGATAACGGAACAAAGTTGGGATGGTTGATCGATCCGGGGGAACAGTCTGTATTGGTTTATTTTCCTAAGCAACAACCTGCATTTTTGGAAGTGGCAACAGATGTTTTACCCGTGCCAGACTTTGCGAAAGCTTTTCACTTAACTTTAGGCGAGTTATTTGGTTGGTTATTGGAATAG
- a CDS encoding tetratricopeptide repeat protein: protein MQLDSKVSTRKGLIDAMKTDFNQPIVSPIQYQTATLSSSQESTPASRSQCSLSNFNCLNFEQQLRCRVKEKASQGDYVLAITLLDQLIALCPDNAADYNNRGLMYFRNNQIVEALCDLTQALEINPNLDSAYNNRANCHAALGDLAEAIADYDLALDLNPTNLRAWINQGITFRELKMYELAIENFDIALIIGNSGLLERIYLERGRAYHLRGDWNCAVADYQKAIKILAPLPKLANYRLKAMTWLDELLCPLKIL, encoded by the coding sequence ATGCAGCTAGATAGTAAAGTATCTACAAGAAAAGGTTTAATTGATGCTATGAAAACCGATTTTAATCAACCTATTGTTTCTCCAATACAATACCAAACAGCAACTTTATCGTCGTCTCAGGAATCGACGCCAGCATCACGATCTCAATGTTCTCTATCTAACTTCAACTGCTTAAATTTTGAACAACAGTTGCGGTGTCGTGTCAAAGAAAAAGCTTCTCAGGGGGACTATGTATTGGCAATTACTCTTCTCGATCAACTAATTGCTTTATGTCCTGATAATGCAGCAGACTATAACAATCGAGGGTTAATGTACTTTCGCAATAATCAAATTGTGGAAGCTCTCTGTGACTTGACTCAAGCTTTAGAAATCAACCCTAATCTTGATAGTGCTTATAACAATCGAGCTAACTGCCATGCAGCCTTAGGAGATTTAGCCGAAGCGATCGCCGACTATGACCTGGCCTTAGATCTTAATCCTACCAATCTTCGTGCTTGGATCAATCAGGGCATAACCTTTCGTGAATTAAAGATGTATGAGCTGGCAATTGAGAATTTTGATATTGCGCTGATTATTGGTAATTCGGGACTTCTGGAGCGAATTTACCTTGAAAGAGGAAGAGCCTACCATTTGAGAGGAGACTGGAATTGTGCAGTTGCTGACTATCAGAAAGCTATTAAAATTTTAGCTCCTCTGCCAAAACTTGCTAACTATAGACTAAAGGCAATGACTTGGTTAGATGAATTGCTTTGTCCTTTAAAAATTTTATGA
- the psaM gene encoding photosystem I reaction center subunit XII, with translation MPITDTQIFVALIVALFPGFLAMRLSLELYK, from the coding sequence ATGCCCATTACAGACACTCAAATCTTTGTAGCTCTTATTGTTGCTTTGTTCCCTGGATTCTTGGCTATGCGCTTATCCTTAGAACTATACAAGTAG
- a CDS encoding TerC family protein translates to MLENIVNYFTNAGVEVYLILLILVVLEAVLSADNAIALAAIAKSVEDPKLQRQALNIGLIAAYVLRMILILAATWVVKYWQFELLGAIYLIWLVFNYFFTAEESEINEKHTLGFTTLWQVIPTIAITDLAFSLDSVTSAIAITEETWLIIAGGTMGIIILRFLAGLFIRWLQEYTYLEDAGFITVGFVGVRLLLKVWLPDALIPEWVTIVVVAVFFAWGFSKREVVESDSSEQ, encoded by the coding sequence ATGCTGGAAAACATAGTTAATTATTTTACTAACGCTGGAGTTGAAGTCTATTTAATACTGCTGATTTTGGTGGTATTAGAAGCAGTATTATCTGCTGATAATGCGATCGCCCTAGCAGCGATCGCCAAAAGCGTAGAAGATCCAAAATTACAGCGTCAAGCTCTAAACATTGGACTGATTGCTGCGTATGTGCTCAGAATGATTCTAATTCTAGCTGCAACTTGGGTTGTTAAATATTGGCAGTTTGAACTATTAGGAGCAATATATTTAATCTGGTTAGTTTTTAATTATTTTTTTACTGCTGAAGAATCAGAAATCAACGAAAAACATACTCTTGGTTTTACCACTCTCTGGCAGGTAATTCCCACCATTGCTATTACTGATTTAGCTTTCTCCCTCGATAGTGTCACTTCGGCGATCGCTATTACCGAAGAAACCTGGCTGATTATCGCTGGAGGTACGATGGGAATTATTATTTTGCGTTTCTTAGCTGGCTTATTTATTCGTTGGTTACAAGAATATACTTATCTTGAAGATGCAGGCTTTATCACTGTCGGGTTTGTCGGTGTACGTCTGTTACTTAAAGTTTGGCTACCAGATGCTCTAATCCCAGAGTGGGTAACAATTGTGGTCGTGGCAGTATTTTTTGCTTGGGGTTTCTCTAAACGAGAGGTCGTCGAATCCGATAGTAGTGAACAGTGA
- a CDS encoding polysaccharide biosynthesis/export family protein — MKTKSVLYQLFLEPVNKYSAIALSLFLAIAATPALAQDNTLELQDSGSSDSPTESSETNYRDLPELKDREAPQSDPAQNITPLPAESADSAESINFATQESDYTLGAGDQIKLDIFQVEEYSGEYPVLVDGTISLPLVGRVDVRGLSLKETSDVVSQEYSTYLKRPIITVGLVAPRPLKIGVSGEVDNPGTYEVPITAENPQFPSVTGIIRQAGGITTIADVRNVRVKREVKGKEVVYNANLWQLLTEGKVRQDISLRDGDNIFVPTTDEINTSELNRLAEASFGLQTDKPIQVAIVGEVFRPGSHFIQPELLSRNNDNNGTNAQRQESIPPRLTQAINVANGIKPLADVRNVEVRRTTWDDEEKVIAVNLWELIQTGDTKQDVILQEGDKIVVPKADALSKEEVDALATASFNRETITVNVVGEVNSPGAQEVQPGTPLNQAILAAGGFDNQRANSNKVELVSLKPDGTVDKRQIEVDLASGIDDVTNPTLNHNDVVVVGRSGTTAATDTAGQVFSPLGGVLGLLRFIF, encoded by the coding sequence ATGAAAACCAAGTCTGTTTTGTATCAATTATTTTTAGAACCAGTTAACAAATATAGCGCAATCGCTCTATCTTTATTTTTAGCAATTGCAGCTACTCCAGCACTTGCCCAAGACAACACTTTAGAATTACAAGATTCTGGTTCTAGCGATTCACCCACTGAAAGTTCAGAGACTAATTATCGGGATTTACCTGAACTAAAAGACCGAGAAGCTCCTCAATCAGATCCTGCCCAGAATATAACCCCTCTGCCGGCCGAAAGCGCCGATAGTGCAGAAAGCATTAATTTTGCCACTCAAGAAAGTGACTATACTCTCGGTGCAGGAGATCAGATTAAACTCGATATCTTCCAAGTAGAGGAGTACAGTGGCGAGTACCCTGTATTAGTAGATGGCACCATTAGTTTGCCTCTAGTCGGACGAGTTGATGTCCGAGGACTATCCCTGAAAGAAACCTCTGATGTGGTTTCTCAAGAATATTCAACTTACCTCAAAAGACCCATTATTACCGTTGGTTTAGTCGCCCCCCGTCCACTCAAAATTGGCGTTTCAGGAGAGGTTGACAACCCTGGGACATATGAAGTGCCGATTACGGCGGAGAACCCTCAGTTCCCCAGTGTGACTGGTATTATTCGACAGGCTGGTGGGATTACTACGATTGCTGATGTGCGCAACGTTAGAGTCAAAAGAGAGGTTAAAGGCAAAGAAGTAGTCTATAACGCTAATCTGTGGCAACTATTAACTGAAGGTAAAGTTAGGCAAGATATCTCCTTAAGAGATGGTGATAATATCTTTGTTCCTACTACCGACGAAATTAATACTTCGGAGTTGAATCGACTGGCAGAGGCCAGCTTTGGTCTCCAAACAGACAAACCGATCCAAGTGGCGATCGTCGGAGAAGTATTTCGTCCAGGCTCTCATTTTATTCAGCCAGAATTGCTGAGTAGAAACAACGATAATAATGGCACTAATGCACAGCGGCAAGAATCTATCCCTCCCAGACTAACTCAGGCGATCAATGTGGCTAACGGAATTAAACCTTTGGCAGATGTTCGCAATGTAGAGGTACGTCGAACTACTTGGGATGATGAAGAAAAAGTGATCGCGGTCAACTTATGGGAGTTGATTCAGACCGGAGATACCAAACAAGACGTAATCTTACAAGAAGGAGATAAGATTGTCGTTCCCAAAGCTGATGCTTTGAGTAAGGAAGAAGTAGATGCCCTGGCTACAGCTAGTTTTAACCGTGAAACAATTACCGTTAATGTCGTGGGTGAAGTGAACTCTCCAGGAGCACAAGAAGTGCAACCGGGAACACCGCTAAACCAAGCTATTTTGGCTGCTGGAGGTTTTGATAATCAGCGTGCCAATAGTAATAAAGTTGAGTTGGTGAGCCTGAAACCAGACGGGACAGTAGATAAACGTCAGATAGAGGTCGATCTAGCATCGGGAATTGATGATGTGACTAATCCTACTCTCAATCACAATGATGTTGTGGTCGTTGGTCGCTCTGGTACAACAGCCGCTACTGATACGGCCGGTCAAGTTTTCAGTCCTCTTGGAGGTGTTCTTGGTTTGCTTAGATTCATTTTCTAA